From Cellulophaga lytica DSM 7489, a single genomic window includes:
- a CDS encoding GntR family transcriptional regulator, which translates to MKFEINSNSDIPKYLQLVNAINDALATNVLTNGDALPSVNKVCKDFNLSRDTVFKAYSLLKEYGVIASVPNKGYYIANETKKVLLVLDTFKAYKEVLYHSFVNNLPKNVIVDVQFHHYKIENYKTILNNSKGKYYKYVVMNFNHNKVAEILSDFDTSNLLLIDWNIHAKEDSNYVFQDFGVSFSNALKEAISNFKKYKRLVFVYPTFTYHPFETVTYFKKFCKESNLDYDVVLDVNDFKVVKNEAYISVSDRVLGNFLEQCKDQNLEPGTDVGFLSYNETPMKKFIYKGISVVSTDFKALGSTAASFVTNDKPLQSYIPTQLILRESL; encoded by the coding sequence ATGAAATTTGAAATTAATTCTAATAGTGATATACCAAAATACTTACAATTGGTTAATGCTATTAATGATGCTTTAGCTACAAACGTATTAACTAATGGAGATGCGTTACCCTCTGTAAATAAGGTGTGTAAAGACTTTAATTTATCTAGAGATACGGTTTTTAAAGCATATTCACTTTTAAAAGAGTATGGTGTTATAGCATCTGTGCCTAACAAGGGGTATTATATAGCTAATGAAACCAAAAAAGTGCTTTTGGTTCTAGATACTTTTAAAGCCTATAAAGAAGTTTTATATCATTCTTTTGTAAATAACTTGCCAAAAAATGTAATTGTAGATGTACAGTTTCATCATTATAAAATAGAAAATTATAAAACCATACTTAACAATAGTAAGGGTAAGTATTATAAGTATGTAGTTATGAATTTTAACCATAACAAAGTAGCAGAAATTTTATCTGATTTTGATACAAGTAACCTGCTTTTAATAGATTGGAATATACACGCAAAAGAAGATAGTAACTACGTATTTCAAGATTTTGGAGTTTCTTTTTCTAATGCTTTAAAAGAGGCTATTTCTAATTTTAAAAAATACAAGCGGTTGGTATTTGTGTATCCTACATTCACGTATCATCCTTTTGAAACGGTTACATATTTTAAAAAGTTCTGTAAAGAAAGCAATTTAGATTATGATGTTGTTTTAGATGTAAATGACTTTAAAGTAGTTAAAAATGAGGCTTACATAAGTGTAAGTGATAGAGTTTTAGGTAACTTTTTAGAACAATGTAAAGATCAAAATCTGGAACCTGGTACAGATGTAGGTTTCTTATCTTATAATGAAACCCCTATGAAAAAATTTATATATAAAGGTATTAGTGTAGTATCTACAGATTTTAAAGCTCTAGGTTCTACAGCTGCTTCTTTTGTAACTAATGATAAGCCTTTGCAAAGCTATATTCCAACACAATTAATATTAAGAGAATCATTATAA